Proteins encoded by one window of Bacteroidia bacterium:
- a CDS encoding carbonic anhydrase, with amino-acid sequence MELRKIFENNQKWIEKKLESDAKYFEKLSEGQSPEVLFIGCSDSRVTAEELMGSQPGEVFVHRNVSNMVISIDLNMNAVVDYAINFLKVKHVVICGHYFCGGVKAAMEAQDLGILNPWLRNIRDVFRIHKQELISIADENERYKRLVELNVQEQCINLIKIASVQKAYKHRNLQVHGWVFDIHSGKLIDLKIDLPHELKEIMEIYDLG; translated from the coding sequence ATGGAACTAAGAAAGATTTTTGAAAACAATCAGAAGTGGATTGAAAAAAAGTTGGAATCTGATGCAAAGTATTTTGAAAAACTGTCTGAAGGACAAAGTCCGGAGGTTTTATTTATAGGCTGCTCCGACAGCAGGGTAACTGCAGAAGAGTTAATGGGCTCCCAACCGGGCGAAGTGTTTGTTCATAGAAATGTATCCAACATGGTTATCAGTATTGATCTGAACATGAATGCTGTTGTGGATTATGCTATTAATTTTCTGAAAGTAAAACACGTAGTTATTTGTGGTCATTATTTTTGTGGTGGGGTGAAGGCAGCCATGGAGGCTCAAGACTTAGGTATATTAAATCCATGGTTGCGAAACATCAGAGATGTATTTAGAATACATAAGCAAGAGCTCATCAGTATAGCTGACGAAAACGAGCGGTATAAACGCCTTGTAGAATTGAATGTGCAGGAACAGTGCATTAACCTCATCAAAATTGCTTCGGTACAAAAGGCATATAAACATAGAAACTTACAGGTTCATGGATGGGTTTTTGACATTCATTCAGGGAAGCTAATTGACTTGAAAATTGACCTGCCCCATGAGTTGAAAGAGATAATGGAAATTTATGATTTGGGGTAG
- the rpoB gene encoding DNA-directed RNA polymerase subunit beta, translating to MAAITTTPDKGGSKRINFSKNKNLIDYPDFLDIQLKSFQDFFQIETTSDNRQNEGLYKVFAENFPITDSRNNFVLEFLDYFIDPPRYSIQECLERGLTHSVPLKAKLKLYCTDPEHEDFETIVQDVYLGTIPYMTPKGTFVINGAERVIVSQLHRSPGVFFGQSRHANGTKLYSARVIPFKGSWIEFATDINSVMYAYIDRKKKFPVTTLLRAIGFESDKQILEIFGLADEIKVSKSGLKSHVGRKLAARVLKSWVEDFVDEDTGEVVSIERNEIILERETFLEDHHIDLIIEAGVKSIILHKEDGNSADYAIIYNTLQKDTSNSEKEAVEHIYRQLRNAEPPDEETARGIIEKLFFSDKRYDLGEVGRYRINKKLNLNTPEDVKVLTKEDIILIIKYLIQLINSKADVDDIDHLSNRRVRTVGEQLYSQFGVGLSRMARTIRERMNVRDNEVFTPADLINAKTLSSVINSFFGTNQLSQFMDQTNPLAEITHKRRLSALGPGGLSRERAGFEVRDVHYTHYGRLCTIETPEGPNIGLISSLCVFAKINNLGFIETPYRVIENGKVDLNRPPVFLTAEEEDNKVIAQANAHIDASGNFLDSRVKARYEGDFPEVDPEHLHLIDVAPNQIASIAASMIPFLEHDDANRALMGSNMQRQAVPLMRPEAPVVGTGLEGQVVRDSRVLINAQHDGVVEYVDANEIRVRSILSEDEKLLSFSDEIEVYNLIKFQKTNQSTCINLKPIVRKGEKVRAGQVLCEGYATKDGELALGRNLKVAFMPWKGNNFEDAIVISERVVREDIFTSLHVDEYTLEVRDTKRGLEELTADIPNVSEEATRDLDDNGLIRVGAEVKEGDIIIGKITPKGETDPSPEEKLLRAIFGDKAGDVKDASLKLPPSVKGVVIDKKLFSRAVKDKNSKTDDKVVLTKLDEEQARDLASIKAKLVDKLFILVNGKTSQGVMDIFKEFVIPKGSKFTQKMLQELDYNNINPSKWTTDKDRNDQIKELLHNYNIKINDVIGSYKRKKFAIQVGDELPAGIMQLAKVYIAKKRKLTVGDKMAGRHGNKGIVAKIVREEEMPFLEDGTPVDIVLNPLGVPSRMNLGQIYETVLGWAGQKLGVKFATPIFDGATLDEIEHYVDKAGLSKYGATYLTDGGTGERFDQPATVGIIYMLKLGHMVDDKMHARSIGPYSLITQQPLGGKAQFGGQRFGEMEVWALEAFGASNILQELLTVKSDDVVGRAKAYEAIVKGDNMPTPGVPESFNVLLHELRGLGLKITLD from the coding sequence TTGGCTGCAATCACAACAACGCCAGATAAAGGCGGTTCAAAAAGAATAAACTTCTCTAAGAATAAAAACTTAATAGATTATCCTGACTTTCTCGACATTCAGTTGAAATCGTTTCAGGATTTTTTCCAGATTGAAACAACATCTGACAACCGTCAGAATGAAGGTCTCTATAAAGTATTCGCAGAAAACTTTCCGATAACGGATTCACGAAATAATTTCGTGCTTGAGTTTCTCGATTATTTTATTGACCCTCCAAGATATTCTATTCAGGAATGTCTTGAAAGAGGACTCACACACAGTGTGCCTCTCAAAGCAAAATTAAAACTTTATTGTACCGACCCTGAACATGAGGATTTCGAAACTATTGTTCAGGATGTTTACTTAGGTACAATTCCGTACATGACACCAAAGGGAACCTTTGTAATCAATGGAGCAGAACGTGTTATTGTATCACAGCTGCACCGTTCACCGGGAGTGTTTTTTGGTCAGAGCCGTCACGCTAACGGAACAAAACTTTATTCAGCACGTGTAATTCCTTTCAAAGGGTCGTGGATAGAATTTGCAACAGACATCAACAGTGTCATGTATGCGTATATTGACCGTAAAAAGAAATTTCCGGTTACCACATTGTTGCGTGCAATAGGTTTTGAAAGTGATAAACAGATTCTTGAAATTTTCGGACTTGCTGACGAAATTAAAGTTAGTAAATCAGGATTAAAATCGCATGTTGGCCGTAAGTTAGCAGCGCGTGTTCTTAAATCGTGGGTCGAAGATTTTGTGGATGAAGATACCGGTGAAGTAGTTTCTATTGAGCGTAATGAAATTATTCTTGAGCGTGAAACCTTCCTCGAAGATCATCACATTGACCTTATTATTGAAGCAGGAGTAAAATCTATTATCCTTCATAAAGAAGATGGTAACTCTGCTGACTATGCAATTATATACAACACACTGCAAAAAGATACCTCCAACTCCGAAAAAGAAGCTGTTGAGCATATCTATCGTCAGTTACGTAATGCTGAGCCACCTGATGAGGAAACGGCACGCGGTATCATCGAAAAACTTTTCTTCTCTGACAAGAGATATGACTTAGGTGAAGTAGGTCGTTACCGTATCAATAAAAAACTTAACCTCAATACACCTGAAGATGTGAAGGTGCTTACTAAAGAGGATATTATTTTAATCATAAAATATCTCATACAGTTAATTAACTCAAAGGCTGATGTTGATGATATTGACCACTTATCAAACAGACGTGTACGTACTGTTGGAGAGCAGTTGTATTCTCAGTTTGGTGTGGGTTTATCACGTATGGCACGTACCATTCGTGAACGTATGAATGTTCGCGACAACGAAGTATTTACGCCTGCTGATTTGATTAACGCAAAAACATTATCGTCAGTAATCAACTCATTCTTCGGAACCAACCAGCTGTCGCAGTTTATGGATCAAACCAATCCATTAGCTGAGATTACGCATAAAAGAAGGCTTTCTGCCCTTGGACCCGGAGGTCTTTCGCGCGAGCGTGCAGGTTTCGAGGTTCGTGACGTTCACTATACACACTACGGACGTTTATGTACCATTGAAACACCTGAGGGACCAAACATCGGTTTGATTTCTTCACTCTGTGTTTTCGCAAAAATCAACAATCTTGGATTTATAGAAACACCTTATCGAGTAATCGAAAACGGAAAAGTTGATTTAAATCGTCCTCCTGTATTTTTAACTGCAGAAGAAGAAGATAATAAAGTTATTGCACAGGCAAATGCACATATTGATGCATCAGGAAACTTCCTTGATTCGCGTGTAAAGGCACGTTATGAAGGCGACTTCCCTGAAGTAGATCCAGAACATCTGCACCTGATTGACGTAGCTCCTAATCAAATTGCATCTATTGCAGCCTCAATGATTCCTTTCCTTGAACATGATGATGCCAACCGTGCACTGATGGGGTCAAACATGCAACGTCAGGCTGTACCATTGATGCGCCCTGAAGCACCCGTTGTTGGAACAGGACTTGAAGGTCAGGTAGTGCGCGACTCACGCGTACTTATCAATGCACAACATGATGGAGTGGTTGAATATGTAGATGCTAATGAAATTCGAGTTCGCAGTATTCTTTCAGAAGATGAGAAACTGCTGAGCTTTAGTGATGAGATTGAAGTTTATAATCTGATAAAATTCCAGAAGACAAATCAAAGCACTTGTATTAACCTTAAACCTATTGTAAGAAAAGGGGAGAAGGTTAGAGCAGGACAGGTATTGTGCGAAGGTTATGCAACCAAAGATGGTGAATTAGCTTTAGGACGAAACCTTAAAGTTGCTTTCATGCCCTGGAAAGGAAATAACTTCGAAGATGCTATTGTGATTTCTGAGCGTGTTGTACGCGAAGATATTTTCACTTCTCTTCACGTTGATGAATATACGCTTGAAGTTCGCGATACTAAACGTGGTCTTGAAGAACTTACTGCCGATATTCCAAACGTAAGTGAAGAAGCTACCCGCGACCTTGATGATAACGGATTGATTCGTGTTGGTGCAGAAGTGAAAGAAGGCGATATCATTATCGGAAAAATAACACCAAAAGGAGAAACAGATCCTTCACCGGAAGAGAAACTGCTTCGTGCCATCTTTGGTGATAAAGCCGGTGATGTTAAAGATGCATCATTGAAACTTCCACCATCTGTAAAAGGTGTGGTAATTGACAAGAAGTTGTTTTCACGTGCAGTGAAAGATAAAAACTCAAAAACAGATGATAAAGTAGTGTTAACCAAACTTGATGAAGAGCAAGCAAGAGACCTGGCATCAATAAAAGCTAAATTGGTTGACAAACTGTTTATCCTGGTGAATGGAAAAACATCACAAGGTGTGATGGATATTTTCAAAGAGTTTGTTATTCCTAAAGGCAGCAAGTTTACACAAAAGATGTTGCAGGAGTTGGATTATAATAACATCAATCCATCCAAGTGGACAACTGATAAAGATCGTAATGATCAGATAAAAGAGTTGTTGCACAACTACAACATTAAAATAAATGATGTAATTGGTTCATATAAACGTAAGAAATTTGCGATTCAGGTTGGTGATGAACTGCCAGCAGGTATTATGCAGTTGGCAAAAGTTTATATTGCTAAAAAACGTAAACTAACAGTTGGTGATAAGATGGCAGGTCGTCATGGTAACAAAGGTATTGTTGCCAAGATTGTACGTGAAGAGGAGATGCCTTTCCTTGAGGACGGAACACCTGTTGACATTGTACTTAATCCGCTTGGTGTACCATCTCGTATGAACCTTGGTCAGATTTATGAAACAGTACTTGGTTGGGCCGGACAAAAGTTGGGTGTAAAGTTTGCTACGCCAATTTTTGATGGAGCTACATTAGATGAAATAGAACATTATGTAGATAAAGCCGGATTGTCTAAGTATGGAGCAACCTATCTGACAGATGGTGGCACAGGAGAGCGTTTCGATCAGCCTGCAACAGTAGGTATCATTTACATGCTTAAATTAGGTCACATGGTAGATGATAAAATGCACGCACGTTCTATCGGACCATACTCACTCATTACGCAACAGCCTTTAGGTGGTAAAGCACAGTTTGGTGGTCAGCGTTTTGGAGAGATGGAGGTGTGGGCACTTGAAGCATTCGGTGCATCAAACATTCTTCAGGAATTGTTGACTGTTAAGTCAGATGACGTTGTGGGAAGAGCAAAGGCTTATGAAGCAATTGTTAAAGGAGATAACATGCCAACACCGGGAGTGCCGGAGTCGTTCAATGTATTACTGCATGAATTGCGTGGATTAGGTTTAAAAATAACATTAGATTAA
- the rpoC gene encoding DNA-directed RNA polymerase subunit beta', giving the protein MAAKRDNKIKSNFSRIIISLASPEHILEQSSGEVLKPETINYRTYKPERDGLFCERIFGPVKDWECHCGKYKRIRYKGIVCDRCGVEVTEKKVRRERMGHIQLVVPVAHIWYFRSLPNKIGYLLGLPTKKLDLIIYYERYVVIQAGVKAQDGVNYLDFLTEEEYLNILDNLPKENQHLDDTDPNKFIARMGADALYDLLSRLDLDELSYKLRHQASNETSQQRKNEALKRLNVVEAFRNANQNIENRPEWMIVKVVPVIPPELRPLVPLDGGRFATSDLNDLYRRVIIRNNRLKRLLEIKAPDVILRNEKRMLQEAVDSLFDNSRKVNAVKTESNRALKSLSDSLKGKQGRFRQNLLGKRVDYSARSVIVVGPEMKLHECGLPKDMAAELFKPFIIRKLIERGIVKTVKSAKKIVDRKDAIVWDILENVLKGHPVLLNRAPTLHRLGIQAFQPKLIEGKAIQLHPLVCTAFNADFDGDQMAVHVPLGNAAILEAQMLMLASHNILNPANGAPITVPSQDMVLGLYYMTKGKKSTDKEKVKGEGSVFYSPEEVTIAFNEGRVDLHAYIKVKTHVKENGEIVKRVIETTVGRVLFNEVVPRQAGYINEVLTKKALRDIISQVLKNCGIAQTARFLDDIKDLGFKMAFKGGLSFNLNDVLIPGAKAELVTKAQAEVEEVRNSYNMGFITNNERYNQIIDIWTRTNTRITETLMKQLIADKQGFNAVYMMLDSGARGSKEQIRQLGGMRGLMAKPQKSGASGGEIIENPILSNFKEGLSILEYFISTHGARKGLADTALKTADAGYLTRRLVDVAQDVIITEPDCGTLRGLSETALKNQEEVVETLYDRILGRVSCHDIYHPLTGELVVHAGEEIKEDVAAQIEDSPLESVEIRSVLTCESKQGVCAKCYGRNLATGRMVQKGEAVGVIAAQSIGEPGTQLTLRTFHVGGVASKGASESRHEAKFGGVIELEEMRTLPYKEGDKKYEVVVGRSGEFRIVDPTTKAVLATNNIPYGSHLFVKNGDTLKKGDVICEWDPYNAVIICEADGKIGYEHLEEGVTFREESDEQTGYKEKVVIDSRDKTKNPVIKILNDKKEVVKAYNIPVGAHIVVNEGQKIKSGNVLVKIVRASGKTGDITGGLPRVTELFEARNPSNPAVVSEIDGVVAYGGIKRGNREIVITSKEGDVKKYLVPLSKHILVQDNDFIRAGAPLSDGAISPSDILAIKGPSQVQEYLVNEVQEVYRLQGVKINDKHFEVIVRQMMRKVVIEDAGDTRFLERESVNKIEFMEENDWIMDKMVVTEPGDSEYRPGQIITLRKLRDDNSMLKRKDQKEIEARNAIPATSSPLLQGITQASLHTKSWISAASFQETTKVLNEAAINGKVDYLNGLKENVIVGHLIPAGTGLREYERLIVGSQEEYDLLMASKESNNEAVEQ; this is encoded by the coding sequence ATGGCAGCAAAACGCGATAATAAAATAAAAAGTAATTTTTCACGCATCATCATCAGCTTAGCTTCACCGGAACATATTCTGGAGCAGTCAAGCGGTGAAGTGCTGAAGCCGGAAACAATTAACTACCGTACCTATAAACCTGAACGCGATGGTTTGTTTTGCGAACGCATTTTCGGTCCTGTAAAAGACTGGGAATGTCATTGCGGAAAGTACAAGCGTATCCGATATAAAGGTATTGTTTGTGACCGTTGTGGTGTAGAAGTAACAGAAAAGAAAGTTAGACGTGAGCGCATGGGACATATTCAGTTAGTTGTTCCTGTTGCACACATCTGGTATTTCCGTTCGTTACCAAATAAAATTGGTTACTTGTTGGGATTGCCAACAAAAAAATTAGATCTGATTATTTACTATGAACGTTATGTAGTTATTCAGGCAGGTGTTAAAGCACAGGATGGTGTAAACTACCTTGACTTCCTCACAGAAGAAGAGTACCTGAATATTCTTGATAACCTTCCAAAAGAAAATCAGCATCTAGACGATACAGATCCGAATAAATTTATTGCTAGAATGGGGGCAGATGCATTGTATGACCTGCTTTCACGTCTCGACCTTGATGAGTTATCATATAAACTTCGTCATCAGGCCAGCAATGAAACTTCGCAGCAGCGTAAAAATGAAGCATTAAAGAGACTCAACGTAGTTGAAGCTTTCCGCAATGCTAATCAGAATATTGAAAACCGTCCTGAGTGGATGATTGTAAAAGTTGTTCCTGTTATACCACCTGAACTTCGTCCATTGGTTCCATTGGATGGTGGACGTTTTGCAACATCCGATTTGAATGACCTTTACAGACGTGTAATTATTCGTAACAACCGATTGAAGCGATTGTTGGAAATTAAAGCTCCTGATGTGATTTTACGTAATGAAAAGCGTATGCTGCAGGAAGCAGTAGATTCCCTTTTCGATAATTCACGTAAAGTGAATGCCGTTAAAACTGAATCGAACCGTGCATTGAAATCACTTTCAGATTCATTGAAAGGAAAACAAGGACGTTTCCGTCAGAACTTACTTGGTAAACGTGTTGACTATTCTGCACGTTCGGTAATTGTTGTTGGACCTGAGATGAAATTGCATGAGTGCGGATTACCAAAAGATATGGCAGCAGAATTATTTAAGCCATTTATCATACGTAAACTTATTGAAAGAGGAATAGTAAAGACAGTTAAGTCTGCAAAGAAAATTGTAGATCGTAAAGATGCTATTGTTTGGGATATTCTTGAAAATGTATTGAAAGGACATCCTGTACTACTCAACCGTGCTCCTACACTTCACCGTCTCGGTATTCAGGCATTCCAGCCAAAGCTTATCGAAGGAAAAGCAATTCAGTTGCATCCATTGGTGTGTACGGCTTTCAACGCTGACTTTGACGGTGACCAGATGGCTGTTCACGTTCCACTTGGAAATGCTGCAATTCTTGAAGCGCAAATGCTGATGCTTGCATCGCACAACATTCTTAACCCTGCCAATGGTGCACCAATAACCGTACCTTCTCAGGACATGGTTCTTGGATTGTACTACATGACTAAGGGTAAGAAATCAACAGATAAAGAAAAAGTAAAAGGAGAAGGTTCTGTTTTCTATTCTCCTGAAGAGGTTACCATTGCCTTCAATGAAGGACGTGTTGACCTGCATGCTTACATAAAAGTAAAAACACATGTTAAAGAGAACGGTGAGATAGTGAAACGTGTGATAGAGACCACCGTGGGTCGTGTGTTGTTTAATGAAGTGGTTCCACGTCAAGCCGGTTATATCAATGAGGTGTTAACTAAAAAAGCACTACGTGATATCATCAGCCAGGTATTGAAGAACTGCGGCATTGCGCAGACAGCACGTTTCCTTGATGATATTAAAGATCTTGGATTTAAGATGGCCTTTAAAGGAGGGCTTTCTTTTAACCTTAATGATGTATTGATTCCTGGTGCTAAAGCAGAGTTGGTGACTAAAGCGCAAGCTGAAGTTGAAGAGGTTCGAAACAGCTACAACATGGGTTTCATCACCAACAACGAGCGTTACAATCAGATTATTGATATCTGGACACGTACTAACACACGTATTACCGAAACGTTGATGAAGCAATTGATTGCTGATAAACAAGGTTTCAATGCTGTGTATATGATGCTTGACTCCGGTGCCCGTGGTTCTAAAGAGCAGATTCGTCAGTTAGGTGGTATGAGAGGTCTGATGGCTAAGCCACAAAAATCAGGTGCATCAGGTGGTGAGATTATCGAGAATCCAATTCTTTCAAACTTTAAAGAAGGATTATCAATTCTTGAATACTTTATCTCTACTCACGGTGCGCGTAAAGGTCTTGCCGATACAGCCTTAAAAACAGCCGATGCCGGTTACTTAACCAGAAGGCTTGTTGACGTGGCGCAAGATGTTATCATCACAGAACCTGATTGCGGAACATTACGTGGTCTGTCTGAAACTGCATTGAAAAATCAGGAGGAAGTTGTAGAAACTTTATACGACAGAATTCTTGGACGTGTGTCTTGCCACGATATCTATCATCCATTAACCGGTGAATTAGTTGTTCATGCAGGCGAAGAGATAAAAGAAGATGTTGCAGCACAAATAGAAGATTCGCCATTAGAATCTGTTGAAATCAGATCGGTATTGACTTGCGAATCGAAACAAGGTGTTTGTGCCAAATGCTATGGCAGAAACTTAGCTACAGGACGTATGGTTCAGAAAGGTGAGGCTGTTGGAGTTATTGCTGCACAGTCAATCGGTGAGCCGGGTACACAGCTTACACTTCGTACATTCCACGTGGGTGGTGTTGCCTCTAAAGGTGCATCAGAATCACGTCATGAGGCGAAGTTTGGCGGTGTTATCGAACTTGAAGAAATGCGTACGCTCCCTTACAAAGAAGGGGATAAAAAATATGAAGTTGTGGTTGGTCGTTCCGGTGAATTCCGAATTGTTGACCCAACAACTAAGGCTGTTTTAGCAACTAATAACATTCCTTATGGTTCACATTTGTTTGTTAAAAATGGCGACACATTGAAAAAAGGTGATGTGATTTGCGAATGGGATCCATACAACGCAGTAATCATTTGCGAAGCCGATGGTAAAATTGGATATGAACATCTTGAAGAAGGTGTGACCTTCCGCGAAGAGTCTGATGAGCAAACAGGCTACAAAGAGAAAGTTGTTATTGACAGTCGTGATAAAACAAAGAACCCTGTTATTAAAATTCTGAATGACAAGAAAGAAGTAGTGAAAGCATACAACATTCCTGTTGGTGCTCACATTGTGGTAAATGAAGGTCAGAAAATTAAGTCAGGAAATGTGTTGGTTAAAATTGTTCGTGCAAGTGGTAAAACGGGTGATATCACAGGAGGTCTGCCACGTGTAACAGAATTGTTTGAAGCACGTAATCCTTCGAATCCAGCTGTAGTAAGCGAGATTGATGGAGTAGTAGCTTATGGTGGAATTAAACGAGGAAATCGTGAGATTGTCATCACCTCAAAAGAAGGAGATGTAAAAAAATATCTTGTTCCATTGTCAAAACACATACTTGTACAGGATAACGACTTTATTCGTGCCGGTGCTCCATTGTCAGACGGTGCCATCAGCCCATCCGACATTCTTGCTATTAAAGGACCATCACAAGTACAGGAATACTTAGTAAACGAAGTACAAGAAGTATATCGCTTGCAGGGTGTGAAGATTAACGATAAACACTTTGAGGTAATTGTGCGTCAGATGATGCGTAAAGTTGTAATTGAAGATGCAGGAGATACGCGCTTCCTTGAGAGAGAATCTGTAAACAAGATTGAGTTCATGGAAGAAAATGACTGGATTATGGATAAGATGGTAGTTACAGAACCCGGTGATTCAGAATACCGACCAGGGCAGATTATTACACTACGTAAACTGCGTGATGACAACTCTATGTTGAAACGCAAGGATCAGAAAGAAATAGAAGCTCGTAATGCTATTCCTGCCACATCATCACCTTTGTTACAAGGAATTACACAGGCATCATTACATACTAAGAGCTGGATTTCTGCAGCATCATTCCAGGAAACAACTAAAGTACTTAACGAAGCTGCTATCAATGGTAAGGTTGATTACCTGAACGGATTGAAAGAAAATGTTATCGTTGGACACTTGATTCCGGCAGGAACAGGATTGCGCGAGTATGAGCGATTGATTGTTGGTTCACAAGAAGAGTATGATTTGCTTATGGCTTCAAAAGAATCAAATAATGAGGCAGTAGAGCAATAA
- a CDS encoding T9SS type A sorting domain-containing protein: MPQLISQIKITGLTLAVALFMISDAKSQWVETGGQNSLAANGLIHGIYHDFSGKIYAAGYFYNNTSKYYIAKWDGTTWSELGGVNSLSANQVLWLVTGDANGNIYTAGNATNNNGNKYVAKFDGTSWSELGGINSLQANDIIYAVCTDASGNVYTGGKFKNSNNQSYIAKFNGTSWNELGGPNSLGATGFISAVIADATGNIYTAGDFRNASQNRYVAKWNGTSWSEVGGLNGLSANAVIYTLCMDGLGNLYAAGRFNNANGLYNVAKFDGTNWSELGGSGALNANAYIFNIYCDANNNIYAVGDFYNSNGNRYVAKWDGVSWSEVGGVNSLQANNTIYGVSVTSNGVCYAGGRFTNSSQNYFVAQYPNTTGLSHDPHTTISIYPNPANDYLKIQSDEALASPAIRIFNLTGQLVCQQNIIDDNTVSVQGLSKGNYLLEVITQKTIMRSRFVKD, translated from the coding sequence ATGCCACAACTAATCTCACAAATAAAAATAACAGGCCTTACACTAGCTGTTGCCTTGTTTATGATATCAGACGCAAAGTCACAATGGGTGGAAACAGGCGGACAAAACAGTCTTGCTGCAAATGGTTTAATTCATGGTATTTATCATGATTTTTCAGGAAAAATTTATGCAGCCGGATACTTTTACAATAACACTTCAAAATATTATATAGCTAAATGGGATGGTACAACATGGAGTGAGCTTGGGGGCGTCAACTCTCTTTCTGCAAATCAGGTATTATGGCTTGTGACAGGTGATGCAAATGGCAACATTTATACAGCCGGAAATGCAACCAATAATAATGGAAATAAATATGTAGCTAAGTTTGATGGCACATCATGGAGTGAATTAGGTGGAATCAACTCGCTACAGGCCAATGATATTATTTATGCTGTTTGTACTGATGCATCAGGCAATGTTTACACTGGCGGAAAATTCAAAAACAGTAACAACCAATCGTATATTGCCAAATTTAATGGCACATCATGGAATGAGTTAGGTGGACCAAATAGTTTGGGTGCAACAGGGTTTATCAGTGCAGTTATTGCTGATGCAACCGGAAATATTTATACAGCCGGAGATTTCCGTAATGCAAGTCAGAACCGTTATGTTGCGAAATGGAATGGCACCTCGTGGAGCGAAGTTGGCGGCTTAAACGGACTTTCTGCAAATGCAGTGATTTATACCTTATGTATGGATGGTTTGGGTAATTTATATGCTGCCGGCAGATTTAATAATGCCAATGGACTTTACAATGTAGCAAAATTTGACGGAACAAATTGGAGTGAATTAGGAGGCTCCGGTGCATTAAATGCTAACGCTTACATTTTCAATATTTACTGTGATGCAAACAATAACATTTATGCTGTTGGTGATTTTTACAACAGTAATGGCAATAGATATGTTGCCAAATGGGATGGAGTATCATGGAGTGAAGTTGGTGGTGTCAATTCATTACAGGCAAATAATACCATCTATGGCGTTTCTGTGACATCAAATGGAGTTTGTTATGCCGGTGGGCGATTTACAAACAGTAGCCAGAACTACTTTGTAGCACAATATCCAAATACCACAGGACTAAGTCATGACCCTCATACAACTATCAGCATTTATCCTAATCCTGCCAATGATTATTTAAAAATTCAATCAGATGAGGCATTAGCATCCCCTGCTATTCGTATTTTCAATTTAACAGGCCAGTTGGTTTGTCAACAAAATATCATTGATGACAATACTGTTTCGGTGCAAGGTCTCTCAAAAGGCAATTATCTATTGGAGGTTATTACACAAAAAACAATAATGCGTTCACGATTTGTTAAAGATTAA